One window of the Silurus meridionalis isolate SWU-2019-XX chromosome 24, ASM1480568v1, whole genome shotgun sequence genome contains the following:
- the LOC124377947 gene encoding UDP-glucuronosyltransferase 2C1-like, which produces MNGKKIHNSGLVLLTMLVASVYTGNILVFPVDGSHWVNMKILIEALYAKGHNVTVIRPSDSWYIEATSPCYTSITFGSSKLFDQEFIGNAVRKYLDIMREGSIWARLKLEKEMWDKAVEMVEKEKTYVISLIKDQELMQSLRDTKYDVFFTDPALISGIILGHFLNLPVVFNVRWCLQHEGHFAIAPSPLSYVPVPMLELPDHMSFFERVVNVLMYIVTELQFKYFIASGYNEVCHQLFGPEINYFELIQGADLWLFRVDFTFEFPRPTMPNVVYMGGFHCKPSKPLPQHLEDFVQSSGEHGVIVMSLGTLVGQLPHDVANSVAEAFAELPQKVIWRYTGERPSTVGNNTLIMDWIPQNDLLGHPKTRAFVAHGGTNGIQEAIYHGVPIIGFGLVWDQPDNLAKMRVKGVAKNVNFATMDKDSFLLTVKEVLQNASYRENMQRLSKIHRDVLIKPLDNAVFWIEYIMRHGGAAHLRTESYKMPWYSYHSVDVLLFLLSVLSVIAFTTVAIIRHVCCRLRSKKKSNK; this is translated from the coding sequence ATGAACGGAAAGAAAATACACAACTCTGGCCTGGTCTTGCTCACCATGCTGGTAGCCTCAGTCTATACTGGGAACATTCTGGTCTTCCCTGTGGATGGCAGCCACTGGGTCAATATGAAAATACTGATCGAGGCTCTTTATGCCAAAGGTCACAATGTTACAGTCATACGACCCTCTGACAGCTGGTACATAGAAGCAACGTCGCCATGTTACACCTCCATCACTTTTGGAAGCTCAAAGCTTTTTGATCAAGAATTTATTGGAAATGCTGTGAGGAAGTACTTAGACATTATGAGGGAGGGTTCCATATGGGCTCGTCTGAAACTCGAGAAGGAGATGTGGGACAAAGCAGTGGAAAtggtggagaaagaaaaaacatatgtGATCAGTTTAATTAAAGACCAGGAGTTAATGCAGTCCTTAAGAGACACCAAGTATGATGTGTTTTTTACTGATCCTGCCTTAATTAGTGGCATCATTTTAGGACATTTTCTCAACCTGCCTGTTGTCTTTAATGTTCGCTGGTGCCTCCAACATGAGGGACACTTTGCAATCGCTCCCTCACCTCTTTCatatgtaccagtgccaatgtTAGAGCTGCCAGACCACATGAGCTTTTTTGAGAGAGTGGTAAATGTGCTCATGTACATTGTAACTGAGTTACAGTTCAAGTATTTTATAGCTTCAGGTTACAATGAAGTGTGTCATCAACTCTTTGGTCCAGAAATAAACTACTTTGAATTAATCCAAGGAGCAGATCTGTGGCTGTTCAGAGTTGATTTTACGTTTGAATTTCCACGCCCTACGATGCCAAATGTTGTCTACATGGGTGGTTTCCACTGCAAGCCTTCCAAACCTCTTCCACAACATCTTGAGGACTTTGTGCAGAGCTCTGGTGAACatggggtcattgtcatgtcTCTTGGAACTTTAGTTGGTCAACTTCCTCATGATGTAGCCAATTCAGTAGCTGAGGCTTTTGCAGAGCTTCCACAAAAGGTTATATGGAGGTATACAGGGGAAAGACCTTCTACAGTTGGAAACAATACTTTAATAATGGACTGGATTCCCCAAAATGATCTGCTTGGTCACCCTAAGACCAGGGCATTTGTAGCTCATGGGGGAACCAATGGAATTCAGGAAGCTATCTATCATGGCGTTCCTATAATTGGTTTTGGACTCGTCTGGGATCAGCCTGACAATCTCGCAAAAATGAGGGTGAAGGGAGTCGCCAAGAACGTCAACTTTGCAACTATGGATAAAGATTCCTTCCTTTTAACGGTGAAAGAAGTTCTTCAGAACGCTTCATATCGGGAAAATATGCAGAGACTCTCCAAAATCCACAGAGACGTGCTGATAAAACCTTTAGATAATGCTGTCTTCTGGATTGAGTACATCATGAGGCACGGTGGTGCTGCTCATCTACGAACAGAATCTTATAAAATGCCCTGGTATTCGTACCACTCTGTAGATGTTTTACTCTTCCTGCTGTCTGTTCTTTCTGTTATTGCCTTCACTACAGTTGCAATCATCAGACATGTTTGTTGTAGGCTGAGGAGCaagaaaaaatctaacaaataa